GCGCTTCGCGGCCATGATGCCGGCGATGCGCGCCACGCCGAGAACGTCGCCCTTCGCGAAGCCGTTCGCCTTCACGAGCGCCAGCGTCTCCGGCTTCATTGTCACCGACCCCTTCGCGACCGCCGTGCGCTCCGTGTCCGCCTTCGCGCCCACGTCCACCATGCTCGCCTTGCCTGCGGGGTCTATGTGGGTGAGGGCAGGCGATGGGGCAGGGTTGGACGAGTTGGACAGGTTGGACGGGTTGGACCTGTCCGGCGTGTCTGACGGTATCGCAGCCGGAGTGACCGGGTCGGGCAGGGCTGCGGGGGGAATAATGTCTGCGGCCTCCACTGGCGGCGGCTTGGGCTGCCCACCCAGCAGCATCCGGCCCGTCGCCAGGGCGTCAGCCTCCTCGTTGTAGGGGTCGCCGTTGTGGCCACGCACCCACCGCCAGGTGACCTTGCGCTTCTTGACCTCTTCGTCCAGCCGCGCCCAGAGGTCCGCATTGACGTTCCGCTTCCAGGTCTTCGTCATTGAGTTGATGACGTACTG
The sequence above is drawn from the SAR202 cluster bacterium genome and encodes:
- the moaC gene encoding cyclic pyranopterin monophosphate synthase MoaC, producing the protein MPWVRIGPDYREGTHMIEIYTDGSCEGNPGPGGWGVVILENGHKRTLSGRAEHTTNNRMEITAVLKGLELLPVGAEVIIHSDSQYVINSMTKTWKRNVNADLWARLDEEVKKRKVTWRWVRGHNGDPYNEEADALATGRMLLGGQPKPPPVEAADIIPPAALPDPVTPAAIPSDTPDRSNPSNLSNSSNPAPSPALTHIDPAGKASMVDVGAKADTERTAVAKGSVTMKPETLALVKANGFAKGDVLGVARIAGIMAAKRTAELIPLCHSLPLTFVGVEIDLDEARSAVNITATARTTGKTGVEMEALTAVSVAALTVYDMCKSADKGMRIENVRLVSKTGGKSGDVKLE